One region of Flavobacterium sp. GSB-24 genomic DNA includes:
- a CDS encoding CusA/CzcA family heavy metal efflux RND transporter: MNKFIKNIIAFSLKNKAFTFFWVGLLAVAGFISFKNMPIDAFPDVTNTQIIIITQWNGKSAEEVERFVTSPIEISMNSVQKKTSVRSITMFGLSVIKIIFDDGVDDTFARFQVNNLLKNVSLPDDVEPDVQPPYGPTGEIFRYIVKSNSRDSRELLTYQNWVIDKQLRSLPGVADLNVFGGQTKTYEVGVDPIKLAKYNITPLQVYNAVNAGNLNVGGDVIEKNGQAFVVRGVGLLKSKADIGNIIVDDAGGNPILVKNLADVYESSMPRVGQTGLGNNDDAVEGIVVMRKGENPQETLALIKAKIKDLNDNVLPKDIIIETFYDRDNLMNFTTETVMHNLFEGIILVTCVVFLFMTDWRTTFTVSIVIPLSLLFAFLCLKMMGMSANLLSLGAVDFGIIIDGAVVMVEGLFVVLDHRAHQLGMEKFNKIAKGSLIKKTGTEMGKAIFFSKLIIITALLPIFSFQKVEGKMFSPLAFTLGFALLGALIFTLTLVPVLSHILLNKNVKEKHNPFVNFWDRIVSKGFAWTFKHKAKTLIASIGLLAAVFFSAGFLGTEFLPQLNEGALWVTAELPMSTSLPESVKTAAIIRKDLESFPEVKNVLSQTGRSNDGTDPNGFGFIQLQVDLKPKAEWTRKISMDDLINEMDNKLKVHQGITYNYSQPVIDNVAESVAGFKASNAVKIYGDDLNKLDQLANEVLAQIKDIPGIKDAGILRNVGQPEISVILDREKMAAYGVTLSDAQAVLELAFGGKTATEKYEDEKKFDVRVRFSKEYRKDEKDLEEIKVSTISGIKIPLKEICDIKTITGPAFIYRDNTKRFIGVKFSVRDRDLGSTIAEAQSKVNKLKLPAGYTTGWTGEFENQVRASARLAQVVPISLIGIFVLLFILFGNFKDSLLVLANVPFAIIGGIIALHITGMNFGISAGVGFIALLGICIQNGVILISEFHHNLKAKFTLEESIFMGVKARTRAVVMTALMASIGLMPAAISTGIGSESQKPLAIVIIGGLITATVLTLLVFPILFWVFNRKKHVPIE; encoded by the coding sequence ATGAACAAATTCATTAAAAATATTATTGCTTTTTCATTAAAGAATAAAGCATTTACCTTCTTTTGGGTTGGATTATTGGCTGTGGCAGGTTTTATTTCATTCAAAAATATGCCTATTGATGCTTTTCCAGACGTTACCAATACACAGATTATTATAATTACACAATGGAATGGGAAAAGTGCTGAAGAAGTAGAACGTTTTGTTACCTCTCCTATCGAAATCTCAATGAACTCAGTTCAGAAAAAAACGAGTGTTCGAAGCATTACTATGTTCGGATTATCTGTTATTAAAATCATTTTCGATGATGGAGTCGACGATACTTTTGCCCGTTTCCAAGTAAATAATCTGCTTAAAAACGTATCTCTACCAGATGATGTAGAACCAGATGTTCAGCCACCATACGGTCCAACTGGTGAAATTTTCAGATATATTGTAAAAAGTAACAGTAGAGACAGCAGGGAGTTATTGACTTACCAAAACTGGGTAATAGATAAACAGCTTCGTTCTCTTCCTGGTGTTGCAGATTTAAATGTTTTTGGAGGACAGACTAAAACTTACGAAGTTGGTGTAGATCCTATTAAACTTGCGAAATATAATATTACTCCATTACAAGTTTACAATGCTGTGAATGCAGGAAATTTAAATGTTGGTGGTGACGTAATTGAAAAAAATGGACAAGCTTTTGTCGTTCGAGGTGTTGGTTTATTAAAATCTAAAGCTGATATTGGTAATATTATTGTTGATGATGCTGGTGGAAACCCAATTTTGGTTAAAAATCTAGCTGATGTTTACGAAAGTTCTATGCCAAGGGTTGGACAAACTGGTCTTGGAAATAATGACGATGCGGTTGAAGGAATCGTTGTAATGCGAAAAGGAGAAAATCCGCAGGAAACGCTTGCTCTAATAAAAGCAAAAATCAAAGATTTGAATGACAATGTTCTTCCAAAAGACATTATAATAGAGACTTTCTACGATCGAGATAATTTAATGAATTTCACTACCGAAACGGTAATGCACAATTTATTTGAAGGTATTATCCTGGTTACCTGTGTTGTATTTCTTTTTATGACCGACTGGCGAACTACTTTTACAGTTTCTATTGTTATTCCGCTTTCGTTATTATTTGCGTTTTTATGTCTAAAAATGATGGGAATGAGCGCCAACTTATTGAGTTTAGGTGCAGTCGATTTCGGAATTATTATTGATGGTGCCGTCGTAATGGTCGAAGGTTTGTTTGTGGTTTTAGATCATCGAGCGCATCAATTGGGAATGGAAAAATTTAATAAAATTGCAAAAGGAAGCTTAATTAAGAAAACAGGAACAGAAATGGGTAAGGCTATTTTCTTTTCTAAATTGATTATTATTACAGCTTTACTTCCAATTTTCTCATTCCAGAAAGTTGAAGGAAAAATGTTCTCTCCCCTAGCCTTTACTTTAGGGTTTGCATTATTGGGGGCACTTATTTTCACTTTAACTTTAGTTCCTGTTCTTTCTCATATTTTATTGAATAAAAATGTAAAAGAGAAACATAATCCGTTTGTGAATTTTTGGGACAGAATTGTTTCTAAAGGTTTTGCATGGACATTTAAGCATAAAGCAAAAACTTTAATTGCTTCTATTGGTTTGTTAGCCGCAGTTTTCTTTTCTGCAGGATTTTTAGGTACGGAATTTTTGCCGCAGTTAAATGAAGGTGCATTATGGGTTACTGCTGAATTACCAATGAGTACTTCATTGCCAGAAAGTGTTAAAACAGCAGCAATAATTAGAAAAGACCTAGAAAGTTTTCCAGAAGTTAAAAATGTTTTATCGCAAACTGGGCGAAGCAATGATGGAACCGACCCAAATGGTTTTGGATTTATCCAGCTTCAAGTTGATTTAAAACCAAAAGCAGAATGGACACGAAAAATTTCTATGGATGATCTGATTAATGAAATGGATAATAAATTAAAAGTACATCAAGGAATTACTTATAATTATTCACAGCCTGTAATTGATAACGTTGCAGAATCTGTAGCTGGATTTAAAGCTTCAAATGCGGTTAAAATTTATGGTGATGATTTAAATAAATTAGATCAGCTTGCTAATGAAGTCCTAGCTCAAATTAAAGATATTCCAGGTATAAAAGATGCGGGAATTTTAAGAAATGTGGGACAGCCGGAAATAAGCGTAATCTTAGATCGTGAAAAAATGGCAGCTTACGGAGTAACTTTAAGTGATGCTCAAGCGGTACTAGAATTAGCTTTTGGAGGAAAAACTGCTACTGAAAAATACGAGGATGAAAAGAAATTTGATGTTCGTGTTCGTTTTTCTAAAGAATACAGAAAAGATGAAAAAGATCTTGAAGAAATTAAAGTTTCAACCATAAGCGGCATCAAAATTCCCTTGAAAGAAATCTGCGATATTAAAACCATTACAGGTCCAGCATTTATTTATAGAGATAATACGAAACGTTTTATTGGTGTAAAATTCTCTGTTCGTGATCGAGATTTAGGAAGTACAATTGCAGAAGCACAGTCAAAAGTCAATAAATTGAAACTTCCTGCAGGTTACACAACTGGATGGACTGGAGAATTTGAAAATCAGGTTCGTGCGAGTGCGCGTTTGGCTCAAGTTGTGCCTATTAGTTTAATTGGAATTTTTGTATTGTTGTTTATATTGTTCGGAAACTTTAAAGATTCTCTTCTTGTTTTAGCCAATGTTCCGTTTGCTATAATTGGTGGAATTATTGCACTGCATATTACAGGAATGAATTTCGGAATTTCTGCCGGGGTTGGTTTTATTGCCCTGTTAGGTATTTGTATTCAAAATGGAGTTATTTTGATATCTGAATTCCATCATAATTTAAAGGCCAAATTCACGCTCGAAGAATCCATCTTTATGGGAGTAAAAGCCAGAACAAGAGCGGTTGTAATGACAGCATTAATGGCTTCAATTGGATTAATGCCTGCTGCAATTTCTACAGGAATTGGATCAGAATCACAAAAACCACTTGCAATTGTAATTATCGGAGGGCTTATAACAGCCACAGTTTTAACTTTATTGGTATTTCCAATTTTATTCTGGGTATTCAACAGAAAAAAACATGTACCAATTGAATAA
- a CDS encoding ankyrin repeat domain-containing protein, whose protein sequence is MKKSVIYLGLALVTFGNVAMASNGVSTIKNPIERTGYTANPLNIAISKGDLQTVKKFIEYGADVNQISEDFTPLMIAARYNKHEIVKILLENGARPNLKNEKGYTALKYAELSNATESIAILKELR, encoded by the coding sequence ATGAAAAAATCAGTTATTTATTTAGGACTAGCCTTGGTAACATTTGGAAATGTAGCAATGGCTTCAAATGGAGTTTCAACAATTAAAAATCCAATTGAGCGTACAGGTTATACAGCAAACCCATTAAATATTGCAATTAGTAAAGGAGATTTGCAAACCGTTAAAAAGTTTATTGAATACGGTGCAGATGTTAATCAAATATCTGAAGATTTTACACCTTTAATGATCGCTGCTCGTTATAACAAGCATGAAATTGTTAAAATTTTATTGGAAAATGGAGCTCGTCCAAATTTGAAAAATGAAAAAGGATACACTGCATTAAAATATGCAGAATTATCAAATGCTACAGAATCGATTGCGATTTTGAAAGAATTGAGATAA
- a CDS encoding SRPBCC family protein produces MIIIKRILVVLILIISLVLIVAYFMPKEYMVEREITINKPVDSVFKYVKSLKNQNEFSVWANIDPKMKVSYKGTDGWESNVKEVGVGEQEITKIKENRQIDFALRFKKPMEDTAVGFMSTEPLSGNQTKVKWEINGKIPYQTNIMLPMLRLDQMIGKDLQKGLENLKNIMEEK; encoded by the coding sequence ATGATTATTATAAAAAGAATACTCGTCGTTTTAATTTTAATTATTTCATTAGTATTAATAGTGGCTTATTTTATGCCAAAAGAATATATGGTTGAAAGAGAAATTACAATTAATAAACCAGTTGACAGTGTTTTTAAATATGTAAAATCATTAAAAAATCAGAATGAATTTAGTGTTTGGGCTAATATAGATCCGAAAATGAAAGTGAGTTACAAAGGTACCGATGGATGGGAAAGTAATGTAAAAGAAGTTGGAGTTGGTGAACAAGAAATAACTAAAATAAAAGAAAACAGACAAATAGATTTTGCACTTCGCTTTAAAAAACCAATGGAAGATACAGCAGTTGGATTTATGTCAACAGAACCTCTTTCTGGAAATCAGACAAAAGTAAAATGGGAAATAAATGGTAAAATTCCGTATCAAACAAATATTATGCTTCCAATGCTTAGATTAGACCAAATGATTGGAAAAGATTTACAAAAAGGTTTGGAAAATCTGAAAAATATAATGGAAGAAAAATAA
- a CDS encoding ankyrin repeat domain-containing protein yields MKKKVIILGTALAVFTNFATASNQKPAIKNQIEISTYLASPLHEAICQGNLENVKKSIEYGADVNKIVRNMTPLMLAARFNHVDIIKILLANGAKPSIENDHGLKALDYAKYAKSDESVAILKGLR; encoded by the coding sequence ATGAAAAAGAAAGTAATCATTCTGGGAACGGCTTTGGCTGTATTTACAAATTTTGCAACAGCTTCTAATCAAAAGCCGGCAATTAAAAATCAAATTGAAATTTCAACTTACTTAGCATCACCTTTGCATGAAGCTATATGTCAGGGTAATCTTGAAAACGTTAAAAAAAGTATCGAATATGGTGCTGATGTTAATAAAATTGTACGAAATATGACGCCTTTAATGCTGGCCGCTCGTTTTAATCATGTGGACATCATTAAAATTTTATTAGCCAATGGAGCCAAACCTTCAATCGAAAATGACCATGGCTTAAAAGCATTAGATTATGCCAAATATGCAAAATCAGATGAATCTGTAGCTATTTTAAAAGGGTTGAGATAA
- a CDS encoding phosphoribosylaminoimidazolesuccinocarboxamide synthase, whose amino-acid sequence MSNTITTTNFNFPNQKSVYRGKVREVYNINDELLVMVATDRLSAFDVVLPKGIPYKGQILNQIATKFMELTQDIVPNWLIAAPDPNVAVGHLCEPFKVEMVIRGYLSGHAAREYAAGRKQICGVAMAEGLKENDKFPEPIITPTTKADNGSHDEDISREDILAKGIVSEEDYLILEKYTRALFQRGTEIAASRGLILVDTKYEFGKTKDGVIVLIDEIHTPDSSRYFYADGYAERQEKGEEQKQLSKEFVRRWLIENGFQGQEGQQIPDMSDEYIESVSERYIELYENILGEKFVKADIDNIDQRINKNVLEYLSSK is encoded by the coding sequence ATGAGCAATACAATCACAACTACAAATTTTAATTTCCCAAATCAGAAATCAGTTTACCGCGGAAAAGTTAGAGAAGTTTATAATATCAACGACGAACTTTTGGTAATGGTAGCAACCGACAGACTTTCTGCTTTTGATGTAGTTTTGCCTAAGGGAATTCCATATAAAGGACAAATCTTAAATCAGATTGCTACTAAATTTATGGAATTGACTCAAGATATTGTTCCTAATTGGTTAATTGCAGCTCCAGATCCAAACGTTGCTGTTGGACATTTATGTGAGCCTTTTAAAGTAGAAATGGTAATTCGTGGTTACTTGTCTGGACATGCAGCTCGTGAATATGCAGCAGGAAGAAAACAAATCTGCGGTGTTGCTATGGCAGAAGGTTTAAAAGAAAACGATAAATTCCCAGAACCAATTATTACACCAACTACAAAAGCAGATAATGGTTCTCACGACGAAGATATTTCTCGTGAAGATATTTTGGCAAAAGGAATTGTTTCTGAAGAAGATTATTTGATTTTAGAAAAATATACTCGTGCTCTCTTTCAAAGAGGAACTGAAATTGCAGCTTCTCGCGGATTAATTTTAGTGGATACAAAATATGAGTTCGGAAAAACTAAAGACGGCGTTATAGTTTTAATTGATGAAATTCATACACCAGATTCTTCTCGTTATTTCTATGCTGACGGATATGCCGAAAGACAAGAAAAAGGTGAGGAGCAAAAACAACTTTCTAAAGAATTTGTTCGCCGCTGGTTGATCGAAAATGGTTTTCAAGGGCAGGAAGGACAGCAGATTCCAGATATGTCTGATGAATATATTGAATCTGTTTCTGAAAGATATATTGAATTATACGAGAATATCTTAGGAGAAAAATTCGTAAAAGCTGATATCGATAATATTGATCAGCGTATTAATAAAAACGTATTAGAATACCTATCTTCTAAATAA
- a CDS encoding Cof-type HAD-IIB family hydrolase: MTKLKNIKVVVSDLDGTLLNPQHRISEYTKSIFQELHNQNYLIVVATGRHHLDAMAIIETLEVPVYLVSSNGARIHSPNKEELFAYNLDSDVVKAALNVEIDPAITVVLFKENVWQTNKWNERLNSFQAELKYRPELVDYKNLEDFGAIKIFFSCDDHEKLVKLKDDVLANSSEHLHHAFSLPTCLEFMDKSIDKAVAIEQVLEKEGYTLDQAVSFGDGFNDVQMLSASGKGLIMGNAPAVLKETLPDLEVIKTNAEDGVARYIASKILDKELASS; encoded by the coding sequence ATGACAAAACTTAAAAATATAAAAGTTGTAGTAAGTGACCTTGATGGAACTTTACTCAACCCTCAACACAGAATTTCAGAATATACTAAATCAATTTTTCAAGAACTGCACAATCAAAATTACCTTATAGTTGTAGCAACTGGCCGTCATCATCTTGATGCAATGGCAATTATTGAAACACTTGAAGTTCCTGTATATTTAGTGAGTTCAAACGGAGCTAGAATTCATTCACCAAATAAAGAAGAGCTTTTTGCTTATAACCTTGACAGTGATGTGGTTAAAGCCGCATTGAATGTTGAAATTGATCCTGCAATTACAGTAGTTTTATTTAAGGAAAATGTTTGGCAGACTAACAAATGGAACGAAAGACTTAATTCTTTTCAAGCCGAATTAAAATACCGTCCAGAATTAGTAGATTATAAAAATCTGGAAGATTTTGGCGCAATCAAAATTTTCTTTTCATGCGACGATCATGAAAAATTAGTAAAACTAAAAGACGATGTTTTGGCAAATTCTTCAGAACATTTGCATCACGCTTTTAGTTTACCAACCTGCTTAGAGTTTATGGATAAATCTATAGATAAAGCAGTGGCAATTGAGCAAGTTTTGGAAAAAGAAGGTTACACTTTAGATCAAGCAGTTTCTTTTGGCGACGGATTTAATGATGTGCAAATGTTATCTGCATCAGGAAAAGGTTTAATTATGGGGAATGCTCCAGCGGTTCTAAAAGAAACTTTACCAGATTTAGAAGTTATTAAAACCAATGCAGAAGATGGTGTAGCAAGATATATTGCATCTAAAATTTTAGATAAAGAATTAGCTTCAAGTTAA
- a CDS encoding DUF1801 domain-containing protein produces the protein MKQLDDFYLNQEEPIKGIFLALKEIILKQDENITNTLKYGMPFFCYKRKMFCYLWIHKKLKKPYIGIVEGKHFDDPFLIQEKRSRMKIMMFNVNEDLPLEEIEIVIQKAVNLYKLGIIKV, from the coding sequence ATGAAACAATTAGATGATTTCTACTTAAATCAAGAAGAACCTATAAAAGGAATATTTTTGGCATTAAAAGAAATCATTTTGAAACAAGATGAAAATATAACGAATACTTTAAAATACGGAATGCCTTTTTTCTGTTATAAACGTAAAATGTTTTGCTATTTATGGATTCATAAAAAACTCAAAAAACCGTATATCGGAATTGTGGAAGGAAAACATTTTGACGATCCATTTCTGATTCAGGAAAAGCGTTCGAGAATGAAAATTATGATGTTTAATGTTAATGAAGATTTACCTTTAGAAGAAATTGAAATTGTAATTCAGAAAGCTGTAAACTTATATAAATTAGGAATTATAAAAGTTTAA
- a CDS encoding PhoH family protein: MNERIIELVDIAPKEFWGAQDSHLEIIKKYYPKLKIVARGTTLKAFGEKEVLDEFEKRFQRLMLHFTRYNNIDDNVIERVIMSDGQEDKRAYDHDKILVHGVGGKIIKAMTPNQQLLVDTIKKNDMVFAIGPAGTGKTYTGVAMAVKMLKDKEVKRIILTRPAVEAGENLGFLPGDMKEKLDPYMQPLYDALRDMLPNEKLEDYILKGIIQIAPLAFMRGRTLDNAFVILDEAQNTTHSQMKMFLTRMGKNAKFMITGDPGQVDLPRRTISGLKEAILVLKDIDGIGIIYLDDKDIVRHRLVKKVIDAYKQIENHD; this comes from the coding sequence TTGAACGAAAGAATAATCGAGCTAGTAGATATTGCTCCAAAAGAATTTTGGGGCGCACAGGACAGCCATCTAGAAATTATTAAAAAGTATTACCCAAAGCTTAAAATCGTAGCGCGAGGGACAACTTTAAAAGCATTTGGCGAAAAAGAAGTTTTAGATGAATTTGAAAAAAGATTTCAAAGATTAATGCTTCATTTCACACGATACAATAATATTGATGATAATGTAATTGAACGTGTAATCATGAGTGATGGTCAAGAAGATAAAAGAGCTTACGATCATGACAAAATCTTAGTTCATGGTGTTGGCGGTAAGATTATCAAAGCGATGACGCCGAATCAGCAATTGCTGGTGGATACCATTAAGAAAAATGATATGGTCTTTGCTATTGGTCCTGCTGGAACTGGAAAAACGTATACCGGTGTCGCTATGGCGGTTAAAATGTTAAAAGATAAAGAAGTAAAAAGGATTATTTTGACTCGTCCTGCAGTCGAAGCCGGAGAAAATCTCGGATTTCTGCCTGGGGATATGAAAGAAAAACTCGATCCTTACATGCAACCGCTTTACGATGCGCTGCGTGACATGCTTCCCAACGAAAAACTCGAAGATTACATTTTAAAAGGAATTATTCAGATCGCGCCTCTTGCGTTTATGCGCGGCCGAACGCTTGACAATGCCTTTGTAATCCTTGATGAAGCCCAGAACACCACTCACTCGCAGATGAAAATGTTTTTGACCCGTATGGGTAAAAACGCCAAATTTATGATTACAGGCGATCCTGGACAGGTCGATTTACCAAGAAGAACTATTTCTGGTCTGAAAGAAGCAATTTTGGTTCTGAAAGATATTGACGGAATCGGAATTATTTATCTGGATGATAAAGATATCGTTCGCCACAGATTGGTTAAAAAGGTAATTGACGCCTACAAACAAATAGAGAATCACGACTAA
- a CDS encoding SAM-dependent chlorinase/fluorinase has product MSIITLTTDYGLKDHFVGSLKGKILSENPEVQIIDISHDIDPFNTAEASYVIGASYLSFPKGTVHLIGVDIERNKENQHIAMQWNDHYFICADNGILSMLTQKIVPQKIVAINIHDRFPIESTDMDIFIQVASHLSKGGLLNVIGKEITSIKEATELQAIVADDGNSLKGYIIYIDHFGNVVTNISKKQFLEVSRGRQYEIVMKPKNIKTILPNYSAIATSDKYPIKTYEGEKLAIFNEAGFLEIAIFRSNPSKVGSANSLLGLNYRDVITIKFS; this is encoded by the coding sequence ATGTCAATAATTACCCTTACTACAGACTACGGCTTAAAAGATCACTTTGTGGGGTCGCTGAAGGGTAAAATACTTTCTGAAAATCCAGAGGTTCAAATAATTGACATTTCTCATGACATTGATCCCTTTAATACTGCAGAAGCCAGTTATGTAATTGGCGCCTCTTATTTAAGTTTCCCGAAAGGAACTGTACACCTTATTGGCGTCGATATTGAACGTAATAAAGAGAACCAGCATATCGCCATGCAGTGGAATGACCACTATTTTATTTGTGCCGATAACGGAATTTTGAGCATGCTTACGCAGAAGATCGTACCGCAAAAAATTGTTGCGATAAATATTCATGATCGTTTCCCGATAGAATCAACGGATATGGATATCTTTATTCAAGTGGCTTCTCATTTATCAAAAGGCGGTTTATTGAATGTAATTGGAAAAGAAATCACCTCAATAAAAGAAGCAACTGAACTTCAAGCTATTGTTGCCGACGACGGAAACTCGTTAAAAGGTTATATAATTTATATTGATCATTTTGGAAACGTTGTCACTAATATTTCAAAGAAACAATTCTTAGAAGTTTCACGCGGACGACAGTATGAAATTGTAATGAAACCTAAAAATATCAAAACGATTTTACCTAATTATTCGGCTATTGCAACTTCTGATAAGTATCCGATTAAAACGTATGAAGGAGAGAAACTGGCGATTTTTAATGAAGCAGGTTTTCTTGAAATCGCAATATTTAGAAGCAATCCGTCTAAAGTAGGTTCTGCTAATAGTTTGCTAGGATTGAATTATCGTGATGTGATTACGATTAAGTTTTCGTAA
- a CDS encoding antibiotic biosynthesis monooxygenase family protein, with translation MFVRIVKMSFHEEKVPDFLENFESVKEKIRNAEGNRFLELYQDKNDKCIFFTYSYWETEADLENYRNSELFNTVWDFTKKLFNAKPEAWSVDKLVSLK, from the coding sequence ATGTTTGTCAGAATAGTAAAAATGAGTTTTCATGAAGAAAAAGTTCCTGATTTTCTGGAGAATTTTGAATCCGTGAAAGAAAAAATAAGAAATGCTGAGGGAAATCGTTTTTTAGAATTGTATCAGGATAAAAATGATAAATGCATCTTTTTCACTTACAGTTATTGGGAAACCGAAGCTGATTTGGAAAATTATAGAAATTCTGAGCTTTTTAATACGGTTTGGGATTTTACAAAAAAATTATTCAATGCAAAGCCAGAAGCTTGGAGCGTGGATAAATTGGTTAGTTTAAAATAG
- the gldF gene encoding gliding motility-associated ABC transporter permease subunit GldF yields MKSIILREIKSFFGSPIGYLVIAIFLISNGLFLWVFEGDYNILNTGYADLTPFFTLAPWILIFLIPAVTMRSFSDEKKQGTLELLLTKPLSIWEIVNGKFFGSFLLIILAIVPTLIYVKVISDLGLPEGNIDMGSTIGSYFGLLFLIASYSAIGIFTSTLSENQIVAFIIAVFLCFFLYFGFEGLSSLIPGSNNFISVLGMQNHFKSMSRGVIDTRDVIYFLSITIAFLSFTVYQLKSYKA; encoded by the coding sequence ATGAAATCAATCATTTTAAGAGAAATAAAATCTTTTTTTGGCTCTCCTATCGGCTATTTGGTTATTGCGATTTTTTTAATCAGCAACGGACTATTTTTATGGGTTTTTGAAGGAGATTATAATATCCTGAATACAGGTTATGCAGATTTAACTCCATTTTTTACTTTGGCGCCTTGGATTCTAATTTTCTTAATTCCAGCCGTAACTATGAGAAGTTTCTCTGACGAAAAAAAGCAGGGAACTTTAGAATTGTTACTGACAAAACCTTTATCAATCTGGGAAATTGTAAACGGAAAATTTTTCGGCTCTTTTCTTTTGATTATTTTGGCAATTGTTCCGACACTTATTTATGTAAAAGTAATTTCAGATTTAGGTTTGCCAGAAGGTAACATTGATATGGGAAGCACAATTGGTTCGTATTTCGGATTGTTATTTTTAATCGCTTCTTATTCAGCAATCGGAATCTTCACTTCTACCCTTTCAGAAAATCAGATTGTCGCTTTTATTATTGCTGTTTTCTTATGCTTTTTCTTGTATTTTGGTTTTGAAGGTTTAAGTTCTTTAATTCCTGGTTCAAACAATTTTATTTCAGTTTTAGGAATGCAGAATCACTTTAAAAGCATGAGTCGTGGTGTAATTGATACACGCGATGTTATTTATTTTTTAAGCATTACAATCGCTTTTCTATCTTTTACTGTTTACCAATTAAAATCTTATAAAGCGTAA